Proteins co-encoded in one Kutzneria chonburiensis genomic window:
- the frr gene encoding ribosome recycling factor, translating into MIDETLLDAEEKMETAVSVAKDHLASVRTGRANAAMFQGIVVDYYGSPTPLNQLAGITIPEARMAVVKPYDVSQLREIEKAIRDSDLGVNPSNDGSIIRVLIPALTEERRREMVKVAKSKGEDSKVAVRNIRRKAKEELDRIAKDGEAGEDDVNRAEKELQQLTDKYVAQIDQLVKHKEAELLEV; encoded by the coding sequence GTGATCGACGAGACCCTTCTCGACGCCGAGGAGAAGATGGAAACCGCGGTGTCGGTGGCCAAGGACCATCTCGCCTCGGTCCGCACCGGGCGGGCCAACGCCGCCATGTTCCAGGGCATCGTCGTCGACTACTACGGCTCGCCGACACCGCTGAACCAGCTGGCCGGCATCACCATCCCCGAGGCCAGGATGGCCGTCGTCAAGCCGTACGACGTCAGCCAGCTGCGGGAGATCGAGAAGGCCATCCGCGACTCGGACCTCGGCGTCAACCCGAGCAACGACGGCTCGATCATCCGCGTGCTGATCCCGGCGCTGACCGAGGAGCGCCGCCGGGAGATGGTCAAGGTGGCCAAGAGCAAGGGCGAGGACTCCAAGGTCGCGGTGCGCAACATCCGCCGCAAGGCCAAGGAGGAGCTGGACCGCATCGCCAAGGACGGCGAGGCCGGCGAGGACGACGTAAACCGCGCGGAGAAGGAACTCCAGCAGCTCACCGACAAGTACGTGGCGCAGATCGACCAGCTGGTCAAGCACAAGGAAGCCGAGCTGCTGGAGGTCTGA
- the tsf gene encoding translation elongation factor Ts produces the protein MANYTAADVKRLRELTGSGMMDCKRALEESDGDFDKAVEILRIKGAKDVGKRAGRATANGLVAADGGVMIELQCETDFVAKNEEFQELAAKIVAAAKDSGATDVAALTAAKLGDGTVADGVQALSAKIGEKLELAKVVAFDGQTSVYLHRRSADLPPAVGVLVEYTGAEGDAVKGVGMQVAAMKAKYVTRDEVPADIVEHERSIAEATAREEGKPEAALPKIVEGRVNGFYKDVVLLEQPSVQDSKKTVKALLDEAGVTVTRFARFEVGQG, from the coding sequence ATGGCGAACTACACCGCGGCCGACGTGAAGCGACTCCGCGAGCTCACCGGCTCCGGCATGATGGACTGCAAGAGGGCTCTTGAGGAGTCCGACGGCGACTTCGACAAGGCCGTCGAGATCCTGCGCATCAAGGGCGCCAAGGACGTCGGCAAGCGCGCCGGGCGGGCCACCGCCAACGGCCTGGTCGCGGCCGACGGCGGCGTGATGATCGAGCTCCAGTGCGAGACCGACTTCGTCGCCAAGAACGAGGAGTTCCAGGAGCTGGCGGCCAAGATCGTCGCCGCCGCCAAGGACTCCGGCGCGACCGACGTGGCCGCGCTGACCGCCGCCAAGCTGGGCGACGGCACCGTCGCCGACGGCGTCCAGGCGCTGTCGGCCAAGATCGGCGAGAAGCTGGAGCTGGCCAAGGTCGTCGCCTTCGACGGCCAGACCAGCGTCTACCTGCACCGCCGCTCCGCCGACCTGCCGCCGGCCGTCGGCGTGCTGGTCGAGTACACCGGCGCCGAGGGCGACGCGGTCAAGGGCGTCGGCATGCAGGTCGCCGCCATGAAGGCCAAGTACGTCACCCGGGACGAGGTGCCGGCGGACATCGTCGAGCACGAGCGCTCCATCGCCGAGGCGACCGCCCGCGAGGAGGGCAAGCCGGAGGCGGCGCTGCCCAAGATCGTCGAGGGTCGCGTCAACGGTTTCTACAAGGACGTGGTGCTCCTGGAGCAGCCGTCCGTGCAGGACTCGAAGAAGACCGTGAAGGCCCTGCTTGACGAGGCCGGGGTCACCGTGACTCGCTTCGCTCGCTTCGAGGTGGGCCAGGGCTGA
- the pyrH gene encoding UMP kinase: MSLTQDRSTKDRTAGEGNGYRRVLLKLGGEMFGGGAVGVDPDVVHTVASQIADVVGGGTQVAVVIGGGNFFRGAELSQRGMDRDRADYMAMLGTVMNCLALQDFLEKKGIDTRVQTAITMGQVAEPYIPRRAERHLEKGRCVIFAAGVGMPYFSTDTAAAQRALEIGCDVVLMAKAVDGVYDSDPRRNPNASKFETITHQEVLERGLEVADATAFALCKDNNMPIIVFNLLTEGNIARAVRGERIGTVVSTPDSRPSA, from the coding sequence ATGTCGCTGACCCAGGACCGATCGACCAAGGACCGCACCGCCGGTGAGGGCAACGGCTACCGCCGGGTGCTGCTGAAGCTGGGCGGCGAGATGTTCGGCGGCGGCGCCGTCGGCGTCGACCCGGACGTGGTGCACACCGTGGCCAGCCAGATCGCCGACGTGGTCGGCGGCGGCACCCAGGTGGCGGTGGTCATCGGCGGCGGCAACTTCTTCCGCGGCGCCGAGCTCAGCCAGCGCGGCATGGACCGGGACCGGGCCGACTACATGGCGATGCTCGGCACCGTGATGAACTGCCTCGCGCTCCAGGACTTCCTGGAGAAGAAGGGCATCGACACCCGGGTGCAGACCGCCATCACGATGGGCCAGGTCGCCGAGCCCTACATCCCGCGCCGGGCCGAGCGGCACCTGGAGAAGGGCCGCTGCGTGATCTTCGCGGCCGGCGTCGGCATGCCGTACTTCTCCACCGACACCGCGGCCGCCCAGCGCGCGCTGGAGATCGGCTGCGACGTGGTGCTGATGGCCAAGGCGGTCGACGGCGTCTACGACTCCGACCCCCGGCGCAACCCGAACGCCAGCAAGTTCGAGACCATCACGCACCAGGAGGTGCTCGAACGCGGGCTCGAGGTCGCCGACGCCACGGCGTTCGCGCTGTGCAAGGACAACAACATGCCGATCATCGTGTTCAACCTGCTCACCGAGGGGAACATCGCCCGCGCGGTGCGCGGTGAGAGGATCGGCACCGTGGTGAGCACCCCTGACTCCAGGCCCTCGGCCTGA
- a CDS encoding DUF1479 domain-containing protein — protein sequence MVSTLPSDVPAAIRDTKARLRAGIGDVAGLLAEIEKDMLAEVEAVLAAGPAAFPVVAYDDVAAGTVPSATLDAIRRRGCAVVRGTFPRAQAESWDAELADYLARNNFAARYAGPADDVFGGLSSSKPQIYPIYWSRPQLQARQSERMSTVRTFLNSFWRNESEGRVWFDPTLDTGYPDRIRRREPGSSSKGLSAHTDSGSVERWLLPAYQQVFRHVFSGRWSSYDPWDAAHRTEVDEFESTVMCSSFRTFQGWTALSDMRPTDGVLHVVPIPSAMAYLLLRALQDDVPADDLCGATNGRVLAVTEQWHAPLLPALTPIPAVEPGDTVWWHCDVIHSVADVSDQERWGNVMYIPAAPMCPKNARYAADCGRRFLAGTSPADFAAEDYEATWPDRATLADLTAIGRAQLGL from the coding sequence GTGGTCTCCACCCTGCCGAGCGACGTGCCCGCCGCCATCCGCGACACCAAGGCCCGGCTGCGCGCCGGCATCGGCGACGTCGCCGGCCTGCTCGCCGAGATCGAGAAGGACATGCTGGCCGAGGTGGAGGCGGTGCTCGCCGCCGGACCCGCCGCGTTCCCCGTCGTGGCCTACGACGACGTCGCCGCCGGCACGGTCCCGTCCGCCACGCTCGATGCCATCCGCCGCCGGGGCTGCGCCGTCGTCCGCGGCACCTTTCCCCGTGCGCAGGCCGAATCCTGGGACGCCGAGCTGGCCGATTACCTGGCCCGCAACAACTTCGCCGCCCGCTACGCCGGACCCGCCGACGACGTGTTCGGCGGACTGTCGTCCAGCAAGCCCCAGATCTACCCGATCTACTGGTCACGGCCGCAGCTGCAAGCCCGCCAGTCCGAGCGCATGTCGACCGTGCGGACGTTCCTGAACTCGTTCTGGCGCAACGAATCCGAGGGCCGCGTCTGGTTCGACCCGACGCTGGACACCGGCTACCCCGACCGGATCCGCCGCCGCGAGCCCGGATCCTCGTCCAAGGGCCTGTCCGCGCACACCGACTCCGGCTCGGTCGAACGCTGGCTGCTGCCGGCCTACCAGCAGGTCTTCCGGCACGTCTTCAGCGGCCGCTGGTCCTCGTACGACCCTTGGGACGCCGCCCACCGCACCGAGGTCGACGAGTTCGAATCCACGGTCATGTGCTCGTCGTTTCGCACGTTCCAAGGCTGGACCGCGTTGTCCGACATGCGGCCCACCGACGGCGTGCTGCACGTCGTGCCGATCCCGTCAGCCATGGCCTATCTGCTGCTCCGCGCGTTGCAGGACGACGTGCCGGCCGACGATCTCTGCGGCGCCACCAACGGCCGCGTGCTGGCCGTCACCGAGCAGTGGCACGCGCCCCTGCTGCCCGCGCTGACGCCCATTCCCGCCGTCGAGCCCGGCGACACCGTCTGGTGGCACTGCGACGTCATCCACTCGGTCGCCGATGTCAGCGACCAGGAGCGCTGGGGCAACGTCATGTACATCCCCGCCGCACCCATGTGCCCCAAGAACGCCCGCTACGCCGCCGACTGCGGCCGCCGTTTCCTGGCCGGCACCAGCCCCGCCGACTTCGCCGCCGAGGACTACGAGGCCACTTGGCCCGACCGCGCCACCCTCGCCGACCTCACCGCGATCGGCCGGGCCCAACTCGGCCTCTAG
- the rpsB gene encoding 30S ribosomal protein S2, with protein MAVVTMRQLLDSGVHFGHQTRRWNPKMKRFIFTERNGIYIIDLQQTLSYIDRAYEFVKETVAHGGSILFVGTKKQAQEAIAHEALRVGMPYVNQRWLGGMLTNFTTVHKRLQRLKELESMEQTGGFQGLTKKEILMLTREKDKLEKTLGGIRDMSKVPSAVWIVDTKKEHIAVGEARKLNIPVVAILDTNCDPDEVDYPIPGNDDAIRSATLLTKVVAEAAAAGLIARSGARTQPADKPGSVEEPLAEWEQELLVGANAETAAPAPAAEAAPAAATEVTAQS; from the coding sequence ATGGCCGTCGTCACCATGAGGCAGCTGCTCGACAGCGGCGTCCACTTCGGGCACCAGACCCGGCGCTGGAACCCGAAGATGAAGCGCTTCATCTTCACCGAGCGCAACGGCATCTACATCATCGACCTGCAGCAGACGCTGTCGTACATCGACCGCGCCTACGAGTTCGTCAAGGAGACCGTCGCGCACGGCGGCTCCATCCTGTTCGTCGGCACCAAGAAGCAGGCGCAGGAAGCGATCGCCCACGAGGCGCTGCGGGTCGGCATGCCGTACGTGAACCAGCGCTGGCTGGGCGGCATGCTCACCAACTTCACCACCGTGCACAAGCGCCTCCAGCGGCTCAAGGAGCTGGAGTCGATGGAGCAGACGGGTGGCTTCCAGGGTCTCACCAAGAAGGAGATCCTCATGCTCACCCGTGAGAAGGACAAGCTGGAGAAGACCCTCGGCGGTATCCGCGACATGTCCAAGGTGCCCAGCGCCGTCTGGATCGTGGACACCAAGAAGGAGCACATCGCCGTCGGCGAGGCGCGCAAGCTGAACATCCCGGTGGTGGCCATCCTGGACACCAACTGCGACCCGGACGAGGTCGACTACCCGATTCCGGGCAACGACGACGCGATCCGCTCCGCCACCCTGCTCACCAAGGTGGTCGCCGAGGCCGCGGCCGCCGGCCTGATCGCCCGCTCGGGCGCCCGCACCCAGCCGGCCGACAAGCCGGGCTCGGTCGAGGAGCCGCTGGCCGAGTGGGAGCAGGAGCTCCTGGTCGGCGCGAACGCCGAGACCGCCGCGCCGGCGCCGGCCGCTGAGGCCGCCCCGGCCGCCGCGACCGAGGTCACCGCCCAGTCCTGA
- a CDS encoding class I adenylate-forming enzyme family protein, producing MAVVSRLLTARAQERPTSKAFVVGADGRSLTWSELASQAALWRAAGRATALPQRARIGLVATDPLAFTAAYLGVLAAGLTAAPLDPRLTESELSTAISRLRVDVIATDEPDAFGPEIELWSLTELGPVPVRSANSAARPSDGAALRPAVLLASSGTTGAPKGIPLSEWQLMHAARRVARHHGFGPDQRGYTPLPLFHVNAQVMGLLANVVSGSSLVVDRRFDVKAYWDRVEQWRPTWLNAVPAILASLAAAPAPGEDVVRGIRFARSASAPLPEHTLRAFTEHTGIGVLETYGMTEAAGQITANPIEAADRRIGSVGLPVGVGLSVLSPDGRPVAPGQEGMIALRGRQVVSHYLDLSADVPERTRPARDARGWLLTGDLGVRDEAGFVRLAGRADDVINRGGEKIHPLEIENVLLGHPAVRSAAVVGAPHERLGQVAVAFVTADPAARAEELARDLHELCERALTRYKRPTTIEVTAELPTGPTGKVLRRALRAELATAGGAR from the coding sequence ATGGCAGTGGTGTCCCGGCTGCTGACCGCACGGGCGCAGGAACGGCCAACGTCCAAGGCGTTCGTCGTTGGCGCGGACGGCCGGTCGTTGACCTGGTCGGAGCTGGCGTCGCAGGCGGCGCTCTGGCGCGCGGCCGGTCGTGCCACGGCATTGCCGCAGCGGGCCCGGATCGGGCTCGTGGCCACCGATCCGCTCGCGTTCACCGCCGCTTATCTGGGCGTGCTCGCGGCCGGACTGACGGCGGCGCCGCTCGATCCACGGCTCACCGAGTCGGAACTGTCCACTGCGATCTCGCGACTTCGCGTCGATGTGATCGCCACCGACGAACCGGACGCATTCGGCCCGGAAATCGAATTGTGGTCACTGACCGAATTGGGTCCGGTTCCGGTGCGGTCGGCGAACTCGGCCGCTCGGCCGAGTGATGGTGCCGCACTTCGTCCGGCGGTATTGCTGGCCAGTTCCGGCACGACGGGCGCGCCCAAGGGCATTCCGCTGTCCGAATGGCAGCTGATGCACGCCGCACGGCGGGTCGCCCGCCATCACGGGTTCGGCCCCGACCAGCGCGGCTACACGCCGCTGCCGCTGTTCCACGTGAACGCGCAGGTGATGGGCCTGCTCGCCAACGTCGTCAGCGGATCCTCGCTGGTGGTCGACCGCCGGTTCGACGTGAAGGCGTACTGGGACCGTGTCGAGCAGTGGCGGCCGACCTGGCTGAACGCCGTGCCCGCCATCCTCGCGTCGCTGGCCGCCGCGCCCGCGCCGGGTGAGGACGTGGTGCGCGGCATCCGGTTCGCGCGGTCGGCATCCGCGCCGCTACCGGAGCACACGCTGCGCGCGTTCACCGAGCACACGGGAATCGGTGTGCTGGAGACGTACGGCATGACCGAGGCGGCCGGGCAGATCACCGCCAACCCGATCGAGGCTGCCGACCGTCGCATCGGCTCCGTCGGCCTGCCGGTCGGGGTCGGGTTGTCCGTGCTGAGCCCCGACGGCCGCCCGGTCGCGCCCGGTCAGGAGGGCATGATCGCGCTGCGGGGTCGGCAGGTCGTCAGCCACTACCTCGACCTGTCGGCCGACGTTCCCGAGCGCACCCGGCCGGCCCGCGACGCTCGCGGCTGGCTGCTCACCGGCGACCTCGGGGTTCGTGACGAGGCCGGCTTCGTCCGGCTGGCCGGCCGCGCCGACGACGTGATCAACCGGGGCGGCGAGAAGATCCATCCGTTGGAGATCGAGAACGTGCTGCTCGGGCACCCGGCCGTGCGGTCAGCCGCGGTCGTCGGCGCCCCGCACGAGCGGCTCGGGCAGGTGGCCGTCGCCTTCGTCACCGCCGATCCCGCCGCACGGGCCGAGGAACTCGCCCGTGACCTGCACGAACTCTGCGAGCGGGCGCTGACCCGGTACAAGCGCCCGACCACCATCGAGGTCACCGCCGAGCTGCCGACCGGGCCCACCGGCAAGGTCCTGCGCCGCGCGCTGCGGGCCGAGCTGGCGACCGCCGGGGGCGCGCGATGA
- a CDS encoding M23 family metallopeptidase: protein MLRRFQLPSTPYGPGHRGVDLGGTDGEAVLAAADGVVSFAGPVATRGVVAVTHAGGVRTTYEPVRPEVTVGQWVRRGEEVGRLMPGHEGCATACLHWGARRGGEYLDPLRLLSTQRVRLLPWREPPLTGGT from the coding sequence GTGCTGCGGCGGTTCCAGCTCCCTTCGACCCCGTACGGCCCTGGCCATCGCGGCGTCGACCTGGGAGGGACCGACGGCGAAGCGGTGCTGGCGGCGGCGGACGGGGTGGTTTCCTTCGCCGGCCCGGTGGCAACCCGGGGCGTGGTGGCGGTGACCCACGCGGGCGGCGTCCGCACCACGTACGAGCCGGTCCGGCCGGAGGTGACGGTCGGACAGTGGGTCCGCCGCGGCGAGGAGGTGGGGCGGCTGATGCCCGGTCACGAGGGCTGTGCGACGGCCTGTCTCCATTGGGGTGCGCGGCGAGGCGGTGAATACCTGGATCCGTTGCGGCTGCTGTCGACGCAACGCGTACGGCTGTTGCCATGGCGTGAGCCACCGCTGACAGGAGGGACCTGA
- a CDS encoding phosphatidate cytidylyltransferase: MWAAVAVGCGLGAVILVCLFTVPQTFVGIVAIAVAISTVELAGAMQRAGGIKVALVPVLVGGQAMVWLSWPFERVGLLAAFVVTILGCLIWRFRDGVSGYVRDVTGSIFVAAYVPLFASFAAMLVVPADGVYRVLAFLIGVVCSDTGGYAAGVLFGKHPMAPLISPKKSWEGFAGSMITGTVGGALTVTLLLHGQWWQGVLLGAALVITSTVGDLVESLIKRDLGIKDMGNLLPGHGGLMDRMDSLLPSAVVAWLLLRLFIPA; encoded by the coding sequence CTGTGGGCCGCCGTCGCGGTGGGCTGCGGCCTGGGCGCGGTCATCCTGGTCTGCCTGTTCACCGTGCCCCAGACGTTCGTGGGGATCGTGGCCATCGCGGTCGCGATCTCCACGGTCGAGCTGGCCGGCGCGATGCAGCGGGCCGGCGGCATCAAGGTGGCGCTGGTGCCCGTGCTGGTCGGCGGGCAGGCCATGGTCTGGCTCTCTTGGCCGTTCGAGCGGGTCGGCCTGCTCGCGGCGTTCGTGGTGACGATCCTCGGCTGCCTGATCTGGCGGTTCCGGGACGGCGTGTCCGGCTACGTGCGGGACGTGACCGGCTCGATCTTCGTCGCCGCCTATGTGCCGCTGTTCGCCTCGTTCGCGGCGATGCTGGTGGTGCCGGCCGACGGCGTGTACCGGGTGCTGGCCTTCCTCATCGGCGTCGTCTGCTCGGACACCGGCGGCTACGCGGCGGGTGTGCTGTTCGGCAAGCATCCGATGGCCCCGCTGATCAGCCCGAAGAAGTCCTGGGAGGGCTTCGCCGGCTCCATGATCACCGGCACCGTCGGCGGCGCGTTGACCGTCACCCTGCTGCTGCACGGCCAGTGGTGGCAGGGCGTGCTGCTCGGCGCGGCGCTCGTGATCACCTCGACCGTCGGCGACCTGGTCGAGTCGTTGATCAAGCGGGACCTCGGCATCAAGGACATGGGCAATCTGCTGCCCGGGCACGGCGGCCTCATGGACCGGATGGACTCGCTGCTGCCGTCCGCGGTGGTGGCCTGGCTGCTGCTGCGCCTGTTCATCCCGGCCTAG